One Choristoneura fumiferana chromosome 25, NRCan_CFum_1, whole genome shotgun sequence genomic region harbors:
- the l(3)07882 gene encoding nucleolar protein 14 homolog l(3)07882, translating to MAKVKNKRNAGAADRANHKRKAEANKKLNPFEVHINREKHKILGKKSKHDRGLPGVSRAKAIQKRKETLGTEMKLMHKTNTFIDKRIGEKNNELSAEDKMVARFAAERVKQHSRKNIYNLADDEVLTHRGQTLEQIEKFDDPRSDEEDEAGFKGLDDDFVADGHFGGGVLSKSDKDGAKSHKDLIEQLIAESKKRKAEKQKEKEQTLDLTEKLDSEWKDLQPVVFKRARVEEESVIDKLLGKAEQNSQDYDKMMRELRFEKRGTPSDAIKSDEKLEKEERLRIAQLEKERDLRMLGDVDESKSQPARKHRSADDLEDNFVLEDEKEFMLAYDNDGKPLVPDHVLKSYSVPNAKQKYDEGLTDSSDEEEENEEKSDGGEESEDNETDEEETKIEDESKDKSNKNKDDGDESEAHENDSNQINNSKTIVNGKGDFDDVEEDGESEESDEEDSSDEEEPETKKSQSNVQKEEVKQKRKKLIGDSDSDEQQLNDEDEDDELLKSFLGKTTEYETLKKLLSDKNPSQQSTALQKLIKSYDPSLGENNKELLSRLFANMLQYVNDLFGNLKDEGEMMKSYLIMNKISPYFYDIAHINKVSSKKFFAELLKEKHDDYLKKPKRIPDFDTLIFFKLISLLYPTSDFRHPLTTPSLRFMSEILTTCKFRDAYSISRGLFVATLILEYTALSKRYVPAAVNFLRGILYLCAKTTVLNPIQVVPPFRLHKDAKILNLEDDCSKLDAGWKMKRTDFFTDSIDNELKIRTALNATVMLKEFFDNCNEMEAQECIFEPHIQLLSRLELELYPKKVASTIEGILKYMKGSLEVKTFSPLTIEKPKPKTLRLYEPDIQEVFTGSKSSKLSREMAERQRLQHKYKREMKGALREIRRDKAYIASVKIRDKIKSDNVRKEKVKQIYKDASIQQGELNKLKRGK from the exons atggCTAAAGTAAAGAACAAGCGAAACGCTGGTGCGGCTGATAGAGCTAACCATAAGAGAAAGGCAGAGGCAAATAAGAAGTTAAATCCATTCGAAGTGCATATAAATAGAGAAAAACATAAGATTTTAGGCAAGAAATCTAAACATGACCGAGGATTGCCTGGTGTATCGCGTGCTAAGGCTATACAGAAG AGAAAAGAAACCCTTGGCACCGAGATGAAACTTAtgcacaaaacaaacacattcatTGACAAACGAATTGGAGAGAAAAACAATGAGTTGTCAGCAGAAGACAAGATGGTTGCTCGGTTTGCTGCGGAGAGAGTTAAGCAGCACAGCCGGAAGAATATTTAtaatttggctgatgatgaagtGTTGACGCATAG aGGACAAACTTTAGAACAGATAGAAAAGTTTGATGATCCTCGGTCTGATGAAGAGGATGAAGCGGGTTTCAAAGGCTTAGATG ATGATTTTGTTGCGGATGGTCATTTTGGTGGCGGAGTCCTTTCTAAGTCTGATAAAGATGGAGCTAAGTCCCATAAAGACTTGATCGAGCAGCTGATAGCAGAGAGCAAGAAGAGAAAAGCGGAGAAACAGAAGGAGAAAGAACAGACCCTGGATCTAACAGAGAAACTGGACAGCGAGTGGAAGGACTTGCAGCCCGTGGTGTTTAAAAG AGCACGTGTAGAAGAAGAATCTGTCATAGACAAACTCCTCGGCAAGGCCGAGCAGAACAGCCAGGACTATGACAAGATGATGCGGGAACTGAGGTTCGAGAAGAGAGGCACG ccgtCTGACGCCATAAAGAGTGACGAGAAGTTAGAGAAAGAAGAACGATTGAGGATTGCGCAGTTAGAAAAGGAGAGAGATCTCCGTATGTTAGGGGATGTTGATGAGTCCAAATCCCAACCAGCTAGGAAGCATCG GTCAGCGGATGACTTGGAAGACAACTTCGTTCTGGAGGACGAAAAAGAGTTCATGCTGGCGTATGACAATGATGGAAAACCGCTCGTTCCCGACCACGTGCTTAAATCTTACTCTG TGCCTAATGCCAAACAAAAGTATGATGAAGGTCTGACAGACTCCtctgatgaagaagaagaaaatgaGGAGAAAAGCGATGGTGGTGAAGAAAGCGAAGATAACGAGACTGATGAGGAAGAAACTAAGATAGAAGATGAAAGTAAAGACAAATCGAACAAGAACAAGGACGATGGTGATGAATCCGAGGCACATGAAAATGAcagcaatcaaataaataattcaaaaacaattgtTAACGGAAAAGGTGATTTCGATGATGTGGAAGAAGATGGAGAGAGCGAAGAAAGTGACGAAGAAGACTCCAGTGACGAAGAagaacctgaaacaaaaaagTCCCAAAGCAATGTTCAAAAGGAGGAGGTAAAACAGAAGCGAAAGAAACTAATAGGTGATTCTGACAGTGATGAACAGCAATTAAATGATGAAGACGAAGATGATGAACTTCTGAAATCGTTTTTAGGAAAGACTACGGAATACGAAACTTTAAAG AAATTACTATCAGACAAAAATCCATCCCAGCAGTCCACGGCGTTGCAAAAACTGATAAAAAGCTACGACCCGAGTCTCGGCGAAAATAACAAAGAATTACTATCAAGGTTATTCGCTAATATGCTCCAATACGTAAACGATCTATTCGGAAACCTAAAAGACGAAGGAGAAATGATGAAATCATATCTAATAATGAACAAAATATCACCGTACTTCTATGATATAGCGCacataaacaaagtttcgtctAAGAAATTCTTCGCGGAACTACTAAAAGAAAAACATGATGATTACTTAAAAAAGCCTAAGAGAATACCAGATTTTGATACCCTAATATTCTTTAAATTGATATCGCTACTGTATCCTACCTCTGATTTTCGTCATCCGCTCACGACGCCATCTTTAAGATTCATGTCTGAAATCCTAACAACTTGCAAATTCCGTGACGCGTATTCAATTTCTAGAGGTTTATTTGTAGCTACGTTAATATTAGAATACACGGCTTTATCAAAACGATATGTGCCAGCTGCTGTGAATTTTTTAAGAGGAATTCTATATTTGTGTGCAAAAACGACAGTTTTAAATCCCATTCAAGTTGTTCCACCATTCCGTTTGCATAAGGACGCAaagattttaaatttggaaGACGACTGTTCGAAACTTGATGCTGGCTGGAAAATGAAGAGGACAGATTTTTTCACGGATTCCATAGACAACGAATTAAAAATTAGAACAGCTTTGAACGCAACGGTGATGTTGAAAGAGTTTTTTGACAACTGCAATGAAATGGAGGCACAGGAATGTATCTTTGAGCCACACATTCAACTACTAAGTAGGTTGGAGTTGGAACTGTATCCTAAAAAGGTGGCCAGTACTATTGAAGGAATATTAAAATACATGAAGGGATCTTTGGAAGTGAAGACATTTAGTCCTCTGACGATTGAAAAGCCGAAGCCGAAAACTTTGAGGCTTTATGAACCGGACATACAAGAAGT TTTCACTGGCAGCAAGAGTTCCAAGTTGTCCCGCGAGATGGCGGAGCGACAGAGACTGCAACACAAGTACAAGAGGGAGATGAAGGGCGCTCTCAGAGAGATAAGGAGGGACAAGGCGTACATAGCGTCCGTCAAGATAAGGGACAAAATTAAGAG
- the Non2 gene encoding upstream activation factor subunit spp27 homolog Non2 yields MADISKEELEKEIAKILKNADLANTSSKKVRQKLEKSFDCDLTEKRKIIDQLVMDYVNSKEDEGSEEEEEAEEEKKPPKRAAPKAKKRKESSEEDDASGGSDSDEKPAPKKKRGKKKGSDDEDADWGKSKKEKTPKAKKAGGRGKGGGYTRAYKLSPALAELMGEEEMPRHEVVKRVWAIIKEKKLYDPNNKQFAICDDALYKVIGTKRFRTFGMMKYLKTHFLDE; encoded by the exons ATGGCAGACATTAGCAAGGAAGAACTTGAAAAAGAGATCGCAA AGATTCTCAAAAATGCTGACCTGGCCAACACATCATCGAAAAAGGTCCGACAAAAGTTGGAGAAGAGCTTTGACTGTGACCTGACCGAGAAAAGGAAGATCATCGACCAGCTTGTGATGGACTATGTCAACAGTAAAGAGGATGAAGGATCGGAAGAGGAAGAG GAGgcagaagaagagaagaagccACCAAAGCGTGCTGCCCCAAAAGCAAAGAAACGCAAGGAGAGCTCAGAAGAGGACGATGCCTCTGGTGGCAGCGACTCCGATGAG aaacCAGCACCTAAAAAGAAGAGAGGAAAGAAGAAGGGCTCTGATGACGAAGATGCTGATTGGGGCAAGTCCAAGAAAGAAAAAACCCCTAAGGCCAAGAAG GCGGGCGGACGCGGCAAAGGCGGTGGCTACACGCGCGCGTACAAACTGTCTCCCGCGCTCGCAGAACTCATGGGCGAGGAGGAAATGCCGCGGCATGAGGTTGTCAAACGCGTGTGGGCCATCATTAAGGAGAAAAAACTCTACGACCCCAACAATAAACAGTTTGCCATTTGCGACGACGCCCTCTATAAAGTAATTGGGACGAAACGCTTCCGCACCTTCGGCATGATGAAGTATTTGAAAACGCACTTCTTGGATGAGTAA